From Chryseobacterium salivictor, a single genomic window includes:
- a CDS encoding choice-of-anchor D domain-containing protein — protein MKKYLLYFYRIIVLFAVLFSAAICGQISMSTTGSYQQDFNTLLSTGSGDWVDNSTLTNWYAKRSGTGTIISADVGSATAGNLYSYGSSGSTDRALGSLGSGGVAAGDFAWGVLLKNNSSFTVTDIKVSYTGKQWRNSGALAQTVSFYYKISSSPITDLQPKVITGWTAVTNLDFISPVTGGEAGPLSGNAPENKTTKSNISIPALNLPAGSYILLKWDDPDHTGSDHGLAIDDVKIEWTVNSVAQPEPTNFPINFSCGVTTHSTIPISWTDAAGTTPPDGYLIRWSSTSYADIADPQDGTAVANGANTQNVLQGTQSFTATGLLSNTPYYFKIWSYSNSGTAIDYKLVGEPKTSCATLAQPCNFSEDFSKSNAKASYTAGSFVGNNSIVWTYTEARDEGDFGINGKGIMLRTTSSKMISSSINNGISSFRCSLKKGFTGAGNRQVELFINGVSVGSSVAWDNADVQTFTINNLNIAGSVTIEIRNSKNEQVVIDDLSWTCFTGTPKPRISIQGNGVTITDGDTSPSAVDGTDFGAAILSGTEVEKTFTLLNVGSANLVLDDPAVVLLHGSKGFTVSAQPAVNPLSGFSNQILKIRFNNAVPGTYTETVMIGSNDADTPVYSFDVKATVSQPAITTDKTTLSGFSYPFGQGPSATQNFVVNGVNLGEDITAEASSNWEISTNQTYDGSNAPPFSTLVLFKSSAGAVTNKTIHVRLKDGLEIGSYAGTVRLTSSNAATKVVALSGQVAAGISDMKVTGNGSSIANGSMSPSGLNNTLFASQNLGDSQTKAFEIKNLGGYPLTIGAITLSGPDASSFSVLNGPAAGTVLNQNGTATFEIKFAPTAVGTKNATLSIANNDPKDHPYVFAVRGAATYCSSVGEIIIARQNFEMVPASPVMNYTLTHFGTIAPGPNTGFSSGNSGSNSFPKANNLYSEGARGYRIQGGDPLSETPSGVVFTFDEVDTSIYDHINLSFKVAGFSLGSTGNGMDDLDASNTSTTIHGDKLDYVLVEVSPDGGATWYPQAKVVSGEMNLAWSFGSAGTATGTRAYAADDHLTYFSSTAKNRYSAISITGLPAVAKLKLRISAQDNALNESWILDDVRITSTGLVPKIWNGAWFPSAPQTSDKAIIQADYNTADFGGFKVCQCEIGNKATLTVAAGTEVKISDFMVNDGSVIVQAKGNLIQVNESDTNSGAGNFKAEQLITLSAGRQQYNYLHSPAEGFNMKDLYKNARDEHQLPVTAPFVLYHNEGTNTFLNSSGAYIKGRALAVKEPAIGFAPAHITAVFEGKPANGTFIYTLVNSNPANMQRGYNLIGNPYSSNMDLVQFYQNNAASGKLSSTFYFWDHNANLQTTQFGDSYGGQAYAQFNAATPAGVGTPVKASGDKGTSVLKIPSRYVSVAQGFMAKLTAVSSQNIIFSNSTRSSGSSQAYFGKGTGENSEKAVDRFWLNMISPQNIASNIAVVYFEKGVDGFTNEDSHSMGGSDALFSWVEGEKLSVNGRSSFRNTDVVALGTAHFAAGNYTIALDKAEGVFEDGQNIYLKDRKTGTVTSLSQDSYTFAADAGETTGRFEIVYQPEIILVTDHKIKEGILVYQDAGDFVIKAQTTKITQVEVYDAIGRLVCKIQAENTRVVIPGHYFVQGIYVLKIHQKEQLTIRKIIR, from the coding sequence ATGAAAAAATATTTACTTTATTTTTATAGAATAATAGTGCTCTTTGCTGTGCTGTTTTCAGCTGCAATCTGTGGGCAGATTTCAATGTCAACCACAGGATCTTATCAACAGGATTTTAATACTTTATTATCAACAGGATCAGGAGATTGGGTGGATAACTCCACTTTAACAAATTGGTATGCAAAAAGAAGTGGTACTGGCACAATAATTTCAGCAGATGTAGGGAGTGCAACTGCCGGAAACCTTTATAGTTATGGTTCTTCCGGTTCTACCGACAGGGCTCTGGGTTCGTTGGGTTCTGGGGGTGTTGCGGCAGGCGATTTTGCGTGGGGAGTTTTGCTGAAAAATAATTCGTCATTTACTGTTACGGATATTAAAGTATCCTATACTGGTAAACAATGGAGGAATTCAGGCGCACTTGCTCAAACGGTTTCTTTTTATTACAAAATATCCTCTTCTCCAATTACGGATTTACAACCGAAAGTAATTACAGGTTGGACTGCTGTTACTAATTTGGATTTTATAAGTCCAGTAACAGGTGGTGAGGCTGGGCCATTAAGTGGAAATGCTCCGGAAAACAAAACAACCAAAAGTAACATTTCAATTCCGGCTTTAAATCTTCCTGCGGGTTCTTATATTCTTCTTAAATGGGATGATCCGGATCACACAGGGAGTGATCATGGTTTGGCTATAGATGATGTTAAAATTGAATGGACGGTCAACAGTGTGGCGCAACCCGAGCCTACTAATTTTCCCATCAACTTCTCATGTGGCGTTACTACCCACTCTACGATTCCAATTTCCTGGACCGATGCGGCAGGAACCACTCCTCCGGACGGGTATCTGATCCGGTGGAGCAGTACTTCTTATGCTGATATTGCAGATCCGCAAGATGGAACCGCAGTTGCCAACGGAGCAAATACACAGAATGTTTTGCAGGGAACGCAGAGTTTTACTGCCACTGGACTGTTATCTAATACTCCTTATTATTTTAAAATCTGGTCCTATAGCAATTCGGGAACTGCGATTGATTACAAATTAGTCGGTGAGCCGAAAACGAGTTGTGCTACGCTTGCTCAGCCATGCAATTTTTCAGAGGATTTTTCCAAATCAAATGCTAAAGCGTCTTATACCGCTGGCTCATTCGTAGGGAATAACTCGATTGTCTGGACTTATACTGAAGCAAGAGACGAAGGAGATTTCGGAATAAATGGGAAAGGAATCATGTTGCGTACTACAAGCAGTAAAATGATTTCATCCTCCATTAATAATGGCATTTCAAGTTTTAGATGCAGTTTAAAAAAAGGATTTACGGGGGCTGGAAACAGACAGGTTGAACTTTTTATCAATGGAGTATCCGTAGGAAGTTCTGTTGCCTGGGATAATGCCGATGTCCAAACTTTTACAATTAATAATCTCAATATTGCCGGAAGTGTTACTATAGAAATTAGAAACAGTAAAAATGAGCAAGTTGTTATTGACGACCTTTCCTGGACCTGCTTCACCGGAACACCGAAACCCAGGATCAGTATTCAGGGGAATGGCGTGACCATTACCGATGGAGATACAAGTCCTTCGGCTGTTGACGGAACGGATTTCGGCGCCGCAATTCTTTCCGGTACGGAGGTCGAGAAAACTTTTACGCTGCTGAATGTCGGCTCCGCAAATTTGGTGTTAGATGATCCTGCAGTGGTGTTGCTGCATGGTTCAAAAGGATTTACAGTTTCTGCACAACCCGCTGTCAACCCGCTCTCCGGCTTTTCCAACCAGATTTTAAAAATCAGATTTAATAATGCTGTTCCGGGAACTTATACCGAAACGGTCATGATTGGCAGCAACGATGCTGATACCCCGGTGTATTCATTTGATGTAAAAGCGACTGTTTCTCAACCTGCCATTACCACCGATAAAACCACCCTTTCCGGATTTTCGTATCCGTTTGGTCAGGGGCCTTCTGCCACTCAGAATTTTGTCGTGAACGGTGTGAATCTAGGAGAAGATATTACAGCAGAGGCTTCCTCAAATTGGGAAATTTCAACCAATCAGACCTATGATGGCAGCAATGCGCCTCCTTTTTCAACCCTTGTTCTTTTTAAATCTTCAGCGGGTGCGGTCACGAATAAAACAATTCATGTGCGTCTCAAAGATGGTTTGGAAATCGGCTCTTACGCTGGAACCGTTAGATTAACTTCCTCCAATGCTGCGACTAAAGTAGTAGCGCTCAGCGGCCAGGTAGCTGCGGGGATTTCCGACATGAAGGTTACCGGAAACGGAAGTTCTATTGCGAATGGAAGTATGAGTCCGAGCGGTTTAAACAATACCCTGTTTGCAAGTCAGAATTTAGGTGACTCCCAAACCAAGGCTTTCGAAATTAAAAATCTGGGTGGTTATCCCCTTACCATCGGAGCCATCACTCTTTCCGGCCCAGATGCTTCTTCTTTTTCTGTTTTGAATGGTCCTGCAGCAGGAACGGTCCTGAATCAAAATGGAACGGCAACCTTTGAAATTAAATTTGCACCTACTGCGGTTGGAACGAAAAACGCGACCCTGTCTATTGCCAACAATGATCCGAAAGACCATCCTTACGTTTTTGCGGTGAGAGGGGCAGCGACCTACTGTTCCTCTGTGGGAGAAATCATCATCGCACGGCAGAATTTTGAAATGGTGCCTGCAAGTCCTGTGATGAATTACACGCTCACCCACTTTGGCACCATTGCACCGGGACCGAATACGGGATTCTCCAGTGGAAACAGTGGCAGCAACAGTTTTCCTAAAGCCAATAATCTCTATTCGGAAGGGGCAAGAGGTTACCGGATTCAGGGCGGAGATCCTTTATCCGAAACTCCTTCTGGTGTCGTTTTCACTTTTGATGAGGTAGATACTTCCATTTATGACCATATTAATCTTTCGTTTAAGGTTGCCGGCTTTTCCCTGGGAAGCACCGGTAATGGGATGGATGATTTAGATGCTTCCAACACCAGTACCACCATTCATGGAGATAAACTGGATTATGTATTGGTGGAGGTCAGTCCGGACGGAGGCGCGACGTGGTATCCGCAGGCCAAAGTGGTGTCCGGAGAAATGAATCTGGCGTGGAGTTTTGGAAGTGCCGGAACAGCTACGGGAACCCGTGCGTATGCTGCAGATGATCATTTAACCTATTTCAGTTCTACCGCTAAAAATCGCTACAGCGCAATATCGATTACGGGTCTTCCTGCGGTTGCGAAGCTCAAACTAAGAATTTCTGCGCAGGATAATGCGCTGAATGAATCCTGGATTTTAGATGATGTACGCATTACGAGTACCGGTTTGGTTCCTAAAATATGGAATGGAGCATGGTTTCCCTCTGCGCCACAAACTTCCGATAAGGCGATTATTCAGGCAGATTACAATACAGCAGACTTTGGCGGTTTTAAAGTCTGCCAGTGTGAGATCGGTAACAAAGCGACCCTTACCGTTGCGGCAGGTACCGAAGTGAAGATTTCTGATTTCATGGTGAATGACGGCAGTGTGATTGTTCAGGCCAAAGGGAATCTGATTCAGGTGAATGAAAGTGATACCAATTCCGGCGCGGGAAATTTTAAAGCCGAACAGCTTATCACCCTTTCTGCCGGGCGGCAGCAGTACAATTACCTTCATTCCCCGGCCGAAGGTTTTAACATGAAAGACCTTTATAAAAATGCACGGGATGAGCATCAACTGCCGGTCACCGCGCCATTTGTCCTTTATCACAACGAGGGAACCAATACTTTTCTGAATTCTTCCGGAGCTTATATCAAGGGACGGGCGCTGGCGGTAAAAGAACCGGCAATTGGTTTTGCGCCGGCCCATATCACTGCCGTTTTTGAAGGCAAGCCAGCCAACGGCACTTTCATTTATACTTTGGTTAATTCAAATCCTGCCAATATGCAGCGGGGGTATAATCTGATCGGGAATCCCTATTCTTCCAATATGGATCTTGTTCAGTTTTATCAGAATAATGCGGCCTCCGGAAAACTAAGCTCCACTTTTTATTTCTGGGATCATAATGCCAATCTTCAAACCACGCAGTTTGGGGATTCATACGGTGGACAGGCTTATGCACAGTTCAATGCCGCAACGCCCGCAGGGGTAGGAACTCCTGTGAAAGCAAGTGGGGATAAAGGAACATCTGTATTGAAAATTCCTTCACGATACGTAAGTGTTGCGCAAGGTTTTATGGCAAAGTTGACTGCTGTATCGAGTCAGAATATTATTTTCAGCAACAGCACCAGATCGTCCGGTTCTTCTCAGGCCTATTTTGGTAAAGGTACGGGCGAAAATTCTGAGAAAGCAGTGGATCGCTTCTGGCTCAATATGATCAGCCCGCAAAATATCGCTTCCAATATCGCGGTTGTTTATTTTGAAAAAGGCGTCGATGGGTTTACCAACGAAGACAGCCATTCTATGGGCGGTTCTGATGCGCTGTTCAGTTGGGTAGAAGGAGAGAAACTGTCTGTCAACGGCAGAAGCAGTTTTAGGAATACGGATGTTGTAGCATTGGGAACTGCGCATTTCGCGGCGGGAAATTATACCATCGCGCTGGATAAAGCAGAAGGGGTCTTTGAAGACGGCCAGAATATCTACCTGAAAGACAGGAAAACCGGTACCGTTACCAGCCTGAGTCAGGACAGTTATACTTTTGCAGCAGATGCCGGTGAGACAACGGGCAGATTTGAAATTGTTTATCAGCCGGAAATCATTCTGGTAACCGACCATAAAATAAAAGAGGGAATACTGGTGTACCAGGACGCTGGGGATTTTGTCATCAAAGCACAAACCACGAAAATAACACAGGTTGAGGTTTATGACGCCATTGGCAGACTTGTCTGTAAAATACAAGCGGAAAATACCAGAGTTGTAATCCCGGGGCACTATTTTGTTCAAGGCATTTATGTTTTAAAGATCCATCAAAAAGAACAGTTGACTATCAGGAAAATCATCAGATAA
- a CDS encoding T9SS type A sorting domain-containing protein: MKTNNFLRKTGFLLFFLFFSHFAMAQAVGDYRSKGDGNWNAIATWEVCTSISPVKWSPLTSGYPGTATVPLGYSTSSVTITHQVTIPDTMVSPVNLSFGDLIINGGKLHISPDNKTIVEFKTTQNVIIKNGTLNLNANQLTVKFPAGTQIVVNIGNGTCGSSDGVNGMGIIGGTCTNNVELWIGTVLYSTCTGNGGAPFGGNFCEVNNAGGTVRATATPSSLCIGNTVSLSTQNYSDATYKWSLVSGPGGYSIPSGTKIDVQVLPITLTVAGAYVFKIAVTRNGATVFDQVSVEVKPNDTVALSSTAGTNDQVVCAGTAINNITYATTGASGISDSGVRGKNGLPAGVSATWASNMITISGTPTVSGTFNYSISLTGGCGSAKAMGTITVNANLPANVSIVANPGTTICAGTSVTFTTIPTNGGASPTYQWYNGVTLIPGATSSTYTSTTLANGDLISVKMTSNASPCLTGSPAISNVLVMAVNPTLPVSVSIAANPGTTICAGTSVTFTTIPTNGGTSPTYQWYNGVTLIPGATSSTYTSTTLTNGDLISVKMTSNASPCLTGSPATSNVLVMAVNPNLPASVSVTTPSSIICVGTPTSFTFTATPTNGGSAPSYQWQVNGINVGTDSPTFTSTSLVVGNKVTVIMTSNASSCLANLQATSNAITIATQTAVYNTGKWTPALAPNLSAEIQSAYNSSAGNLDVCSLLITNNAPVTIRKGGFFKVQNGVTVTQGSSLTVETDGNLIQTNDNPTPPNSGAITVLRDIKIGVTRNQYNYVGSPVDFIAGQNLKTIYPGITFALYHNEANNLFGTSSGANIPGRGLAIKEPTTAAVPVGNMEVTAKYIGVPQNGKINFPLANSNTGTNTSLGYNLLGNPYPSNIDLIKLYELNGGNRQTGKASENISATFYLWDNEVNDVFVQQGSAYNGQAYAIFNVFAGNKGTGTSAAGYLNTKVIGEKIPSQIISVGQGFMTKALAKGYTLVFNNSIRTDAEVTASFLGRTQNQDLEDDRFWLRLISPAKVTSTLAVVYFDGGSDAFGAEDSESKLGSDDIFSLVDNKKIGINGKRAFTIADKIALGTKHFQTGIYMIAAGKREGVFDKGQKIYLKDKQTGTVTNLSEGSYSFEATAGETTGRFEIIYQPDAVLVTDNMVKERVVVYRDGSDFVITSKNEKMTGVEMYDTSGKLISKMQPNSTKVVIPAERMSNGLYILKINQNETVTVKKILK; this comes from the coding sequence ATGAAAACAAATAACTTTTTAAGAAAAACAGGGTTTCTTCTGTTCTTTTTATTTTTCTCGCATTTTGCTATGGCACAGGCAGTTGGTGATTATAGGTCTAAAGGGGACGGGAACTGGAATGCAATAGCCACATGGGAGGTATGTACCAGTATATCTCCTGTGAAGTGGTCCCCTCTAACGTCAGGTTACCCCGGTACTGCTACGGTTCCACTAGGATATTCTACGTCGTCGGTTACAATTACTCATCAAGTGACCATTCCTGATACCATGGTTAGTCCTGTTAATCTGTCTTTCGGTGATTTAATAATTAATGGGGGGAAACTACACATTTCTCCTGACAACAAAACCATTGTTGAATTTAAAACTACACAAAATGTAATCATTAAGAACGGTACACTCAATCTCAATGCCAACCAACTGACAGTGAAATTTCCTGCAGGAACGCAAATAGTAGTAAATATTGGAAATGGAACATGTGGTTCCTCAGATGGAGTTAATGGGATGGGTATTATTGGCGGAACCTGTACTAATAATGTAGAATTATGGATTGGAACTGTTCTGTATTCCACCTGTACAGGTAATGGCGGTGCACCATTTGGTGGAAATTTTTGTGAGGTTAATAACGCCGGAGGGACTGTTCGGGCAACAGCAACACCTTCTTCTTTATGCATAGGCAATACGGTTAGTTTATCTACCCAAAACTATTCAGACGCTACTTATAAATGGTCATTGGTTTCCGGACCTGGTGGATACTCAATACCTTCCGGAACTAAAATAGATGTTCAGGTTTTGCCAATTACATTGACCGTGGCAGGTGCTTATGTTTTCAAAATCGCAGTGACAAGAAATGGTGCAACCGTATTTGATCAGGTAAGTGTGGAAGTAAAGCCGAATGATACTGTTGCATTAAGCTCAACTGCTGGAACCAATGACCAAGTAGTTTGCGCGGGTACTGCAATTAACAATATCACTTATGCTACAACCGGAGCTAGCGGAATCAGCGATAGCGGAGTGCGAGGAAAGAATGGTTTGCCGGCAGGAGTTTCTGCGACTTGGGCATCGAATATGATTACCATCAGCGGTACTCCTACAGTTTCGGGAACATTTAATTATAGTATTTCATTGACAGGAGGTTGTGGAAGTGCGAAAGCAATGGGAACGATAACGGTCAATGCCAATCTACCGGCAAATGTTAGTATCGTGGCAAATCCGGGAACTACCATTTGCGCAGGAACCTCGGTAACCTTTACTACAATACCAACAAATGGAGGAGCAAGCCCGACTTATCAATGGTATAATGGAGTTACTTTGATTCCTGGAGCAACTTCTTCTACTTATACCTCAACAACCTTAGCAAATGGTGATTTAATTTCAGTAAAAATGACTTCTAATGCATCTCCTTGTTTGACTGGTTCTCCAGCTATATCGAATGTTCTTGTGATGGCGGTTAATCCGACTTTACCAGTAAGCGTTAGTATTGCGGCAAATCCGGGAACTACCATTTGCGCAGGAACTTCGGTAACCTTTACTACAATACCAACAAATGGAGGAACAAGCCCGACTTATCAATGGTATAATGGAGTTACTTTGATTCCTGGAGCAACTTCTTCTACTTATACCTCAACAACCTTAACAAATGGTGATTTAATTTCAGTAAAAATGACTTCTAATGCATCTCCTTGTTTGACTGGTTCTCCAGCTACATCGAATGTTCTTGTGATGGCGGTTAATCCTAATTTACCTGCAAGTGTTAGTGTTACCACTCCTTCCAGTATCATCTGTGTCGGAACTCCAACATCCTTTACTTTTACGGCGACACCAACCAATGGTGGATCAGCGCCTTCCTATCAGTGGCAGGTCAATGGAATAAATGTAGGAACAGACAGTCCGACTTTTACATCGACAAGTTTGGTAGTTGGTAATAAGGTAACGGTGATAATGACTTCTAATGCAAGTTCATGTTTAGCAAATTTACAGGCAACATCGAATGCAATAACAATCGCAACGCAAACAGCAGTTTACAATACTGGTAAATGGACTCCTGCGCTTGCACCGAATCTTTCGGCAGAAATACAGTCTGCGTACAATTCAAGTGCGGGAAATCTGGATGTTTGTTCATTATTAATCACGAATAATGCACCGGTCACCATTCGGAAAGGAGGGTTTTTCAAAGTACAGAATGGCGTGACTGTTACTCAAGGAAGCAGTCTTACCGTAGAAACAGATGGTAACCTGATCCAGACCAATGATAATCCTACCCCTCCAAACTCAGGTGCCATCACCGTGTTGCGGGATATTAAAATTGGAGTGACCCGAAACCAATATAACTATGTAGGTTCTCCAGTGGATTTTATTGCAGGTCAAAATTTAAAAACGATTTACCCCGGAATTACTTTTGCACTTTATCATAATGAGGCCAATAACCTTTTTGGTACATCCTCCGGTGCGAATATTCCAGGCAGAGGCCTGGCCATAAAAGAACCAACTACAGCTGCGGTGCCGGTTGGAAATATGGAGGTGACTGCGAAATATATAGGTGTTCCGCAAAATGGTAAGATTAATTTTCCCCTGGCAAACAGCAATACCGGAACCAACACCTCATTGGGGTATAATCTTTTAGGAAATCCTTATCCTTCAAATATTGATTTAATAAAACTGTATGAACTGAATGGCGGAAACCGTCAAACAGGAAAAGCATCAGAAAATATCAGTGCTACTTTTTATTTGTGGGACAATGAAGTGAATGATGTTTTTGTACAGCAAGGGTCTGCCTACAATGGACAAGCTTATGCAATTTTCAATGTGTTCGCAGGAAATAAAGGGACCGGAACATCGGCTGCAGGTTATCTGAATACTAAGGTAATTGGTGAAAAAATACCCTCTCAAATTATCAGCGTGGGTCAGGGGTTTATGACCAAAGCACTTGCTAAGGGATATACCCTTGTTTTTAACAACAGTATTCGCACTGATGCTGAGGTGACTGCAAGTTTTTTAGGAAGAACGCAAAACCAGGATTTAGAAGATGACCGTTTCTGGCTACGGTTAATTTCTCCTGCGAAGGTCACCAGTACCCTTGCTGTTGTTTATTTTGATGGCGGGAGCGATGCTTTTGGAGCCGAAGATTCTGAATCCAAATTAGGATCAGACGATATTTTCAGTCTTGTTGATAACAAAAAAATTGGCATCAACGGTAAACGAGCTTTTACCATTGCAGATAAGATAGCCTTAGGAACGAAGCATTTTCAAACTGGAATTTATATGATTGCTGCGGGTAAAAGGGAAGGTGTTTTTGACAAAGGGCAGAAGATTTATCTGAAAGACAAACAAACCGGGACCGTCACCAACCTGAGCGAAGGCAGCTACAGCTTTGAAGCCACCGCAGGCGAAACCACCGGACGTTTTGAAATCATCTATCAGCCCGATGCTGTATTGGTAACCGATAATATGGTGAAAGAAAGAGTGGTGGTGTACCGGGACGGCAGTGATTTTGTCATCACCTCTAAAAATGAGAAGATGACCGGTGTCGAGATGTATGATACCAGCGGTAAATTAATCAGCAAAATGCAGCCTAATAGCACGAAGGTGGTAATTCCTGCAGAAAGAATGAGCAACGGACTGTATATTCTGAAG